In Chroicocephalus ridibundus chromosome 4, bChrRid1.1, whole genome shotgun sequence, one genomic interval encodes:
- the KLHL28 gene encoding kelch-like protein 28: MDQSSPTYMLANLTHLHSEQLLQGLNLLRQHHELCDIILRVGDVKIHAHKVVLASISPYFKAMFTGNLSEKENSEVEFQCIDEAALQAIVEYAYTGTVFISQDTVESLLPAANLLQIKLVVKECCAFLESQLDPGNCIGISRFAETYGCHDLYLAANKYICQNFEDVCQTEEFFELTHSELDEIVSNDCLNVVTEETVFYALESWIKYDVQERQKYLAQLLHCVRLPLLSVKFLTRLYEANHLIRDDHTCKHLLNEALKYHFMPEHRLSHQTMLMTRPRCAPKVLCAVGGKAGLFACLESVEMYFPQNDSWIGLAPLSIPRYEFGICVLDQKIYVVGGIATHVCQGISYRKHENSVECWDPDTNTWTSLERMFESRSTLGVVVLAGELYALGGYDGQSYLRTVEKYIPKVKEWQLVAPMNKTRSCFAAAVLDGMIYAIGGYGPAHMNSMERYDPSKNSWETVASMADKRINFGVGVMLGFIFVVGGHNGVSHLSSIERYDPHQNQWTVCRPMKEPRTGVGAAVIDNYLYVVGGHSGSSYLNTVQKYDPISDTWLDSAGMMYCRCNFGLTAL; encoded by the exons ATGGACCAGTCGTCTCCAACCTACATGCTTGCCAACTTAACCCACTTGCATTCTGAACAGCTTCTGCAAGGCTTGAACCTCCTTCGCCAACATCACGAGCTCTGTGACATTATCCTCAGAGTTGGCGATGTCAAGATCCATGCCCACAAGGTGGTGCTTGCCAGCATCAGTCCATACTTCAAAGCCATGTTCACTGGGAACCTTTCAGAGAAGGAGAACTCGGAGGTGGAGTTCCAGTGCATCGACGAGGCGGCCCTGCAGGCCATCGTGGAGTATGCCTACACAGGAACGGTGTTCATCTCACAGGACACTGTAGAGTCGCTTCTTCCGGCTGCAAATCTTCTCCAGATCAAACTGGTAGTAAAGGAGTGTTGTGCGTTTCTTGAAAGCCAGCTTGACCCTGGCAATTGCATCGGGATTTCTCGTTTTGCAGAGACCTATGGCTGCCATGACCTCTACTTGGCTGCTAACAAGTACATTTGTCAAAACTTTGAAGATGTTTGTCAGACAGAAGAATTTTTTGAGCTTACCCATTCTGAATTGGATGAAATTGTTTCCAATGACTGCTTGAATGTTGTGACAGAAGAAACCGTCTTCTATGCACTAGAGTCCTGGATCAAGTACGACGTGCAGGAGCGACAGAAGTACTTAGCACAGCTGCTGCATTGCGTTCGGTTGCCGCTGCTGAGCGTTAAGTTTCTTACGAGGTTATATGAAGCAAACCATCTCATTCGTGATGACCATACTTGTAAACATCTGCTAAATGAGGCCCTAAAATACCACTTTATGCCTGAACACAGACTTTCCCACCAGACCATGCTGATGACACGACCTCGCTGTGCTCCTAAGGTCCTCTGTGCGGTAGGAGGAAAAGCTGGACTGTTTGCCTGTTTGGAAAG tgttgaaatgtattttccacAGAATGACTCCTGGATAGGCCTGGCACCCCTTAGCATTCCCCGGTATGAATTTGGAATATGTGTCCTAGACCAGAAAATATATGTTGTAGGAGGGATTGCAACCCACGTGTGTCAAGGCATCAGTTACCGAAAGCATGAGAATTCAGTGGAGTGCTGGGACCCCGACACGAACACTTGGACATCTCTTGAAAGGATGTTTGAGAGCCGGAGTACTCTGGGAGTGGTAGTTCTGGCAGGAGAGCTCTACGCCTTAGGTGGCTATGATGGGCAGTCTTATTTACGAACTGTAGAGAAATACATTCCCAAAGTGAAGGAATGGCAGCTAGTGGCCCCgatgaacaaaaccagaagttgTTTTGCTGCAGCTGTCTTGGATGGAATGATATATGCCATTGGTGGTTATGGTCCTGCCCATATGAACAG CATGGAGCGTTATGATCCAAGTAAAAACTCGTGGGAGACAGTCGCTTCGATGGCTGATAAGCGAATAAACTTTGGTGTTGGCGTCATGCTGGGCTTCATTTTTGTAGTAGGTGGACACAATGGTGTGTCTCACTTATCGAGCATTGAGAGATACGATCCTCATCAAAATCAGTGGACTGTGTGTCGACCCATGAAGGAACCCAGAACAG gagtTGGTGCAGCTGTAATCGATAACTACCTTTATGTCGTCGGTGGTCATTCGGGGTCATCCTACCTGAACACTGTACAGAAGTACGATCCCATCTCGGATACCTGGCTGGACTCTGCTGGGATGATGTACTGTCGATGCAATTTTGGTTTGACTGCACTTTGA